Proteins from a genomic interval of Erwinia sp. SLM-02:
- a CDS encoding amidohydrolase family protein encodes MRIDAHQHYWRYRAADFPWIDEEMARLRQDFLPDDLTPLLAGREFDGAITVQARQSLDETAQLLRWADTRGEADGVVGWVDITAADLARQLDSLRHPRLRGFRHLVQDEPDPAGWLRLPAVAAGMRELQRRGYVWDMLVTWRHLPELAAFAARHDRHWLVLDHLGKPDIARGAKAWGEQVAGLAAMPHVVCKLSGLVTEVPEGQWSAAQLRPFIEEALARFGSQRLMFGSDWPVCLLAAEYDEVSQLLEGATDALSLDEQAQIWGTTAAGVYGPTGGESGSVFKR; translated from the coding sequence GTGCGCATCGATGCCCATCAGCACTACTGGCGCTATCGGGCGGCGGATTTTCCGTGGATCGACGAGGAGATGGCGCGGCTGCGGCAGGACTTTCTGCCGGACGATCTGACGCCGCTGCTGGCGGGGCGGGAGTTTGACGGTGCGATTACCGTGCAGGCGCGGCAGAGCCTGGACGAGACGGCGCAGCTGCTGCGGTGGGCGGACACGCGAGGCGAAGCGGATGGGGTAGTGGGCTGGGTGGATATCACCGCCGCCGACCTGGCCCGTCAGCTGGATTCGCTGCGCCATCCGCGCCTGCGCGGCTTCCGCCATCTGGTGCAGGACGAGCCGGATCCGGCCGGCTGGCTGCGTCTGCCTGCGGTCGCTGCCGGGATGCGCGAGCTGCAGCGGCGGGGCTACGTCTGGGACATGCTGGTGACCTGGCGGCATCTGCCGGAGTTAGCCGCATTTGCCGCGCGGCACGATCGGCACTGGCTGGTGCTGGATCATCTGGGCAAACCCGATATTGCCCGGGGAGCCAAAGCCTGGGGCGAGCAGGTCGCCGGGCTGGCGGCGATGCCGCACGTGGTCTGCAAGCTGTCCGGGCTGGTGACGGAAGTCCCTGAGGGGCAGTGGAGCGCGGCGCAGCTGCGCCCGTTTATTGAGGAAGCGCTGGCGCGGTTTGGCTCGCAGCGCCTGATGTTCGGTTCCGACTGGCCGGTGTGCCTGCTGGCCGCGGAATACGACGAGGTCAGCCAGCTGCTGGAGGGTGCAACGGATGCCCTCTCACTGGACGAACAGGCGCAGATTTGGGGAACAACCGCGGCCGGCGTATATGGCCCGACAGGAGGCGAAAGTGGATCTGTTTTTAAACGATAA
- a CDS encoding L-fuconate dehydratase has protein sequence MTTLTALRVEDIRFPTSQHLDGSDAMNPDPDYSAAYVIIETDNPALSGHGLTFTIGRGNEICCAAIRAMQHLLVGRRLADITADMGQFWREITGDSQLRWIGPDKGAMHLATGAVVNAVWDLWAKSEQKPLWRLVADMSPQELVRCIDFRYLTDCITPAEALDLLATRESGKAQRIADLQNNGYPCYTTSAGWLGYDDDKLRRLCQEAVDAGFSHIKLKVGRDLADDKRRVAIARDVLGPHRQLMIDANQVWEVNDAVDWVKELAFAEPWFIEEPTSPDDVEGHRRIREGVHPIKVATGEMCQNRILFKQFIMREAIDVVQIDACRLGGVNEVLAVMLMAAKYGLPVCPHAGGVGLCEYVQHLSMIDFVCIAGTHEGRVIEFVDHLHEHFLHPCEIRGAAYMPPTAPGFSIEMHPASLAQYRFHGEGA, from the coding sequence GTGACCACATTAACCGCCCTGCGCGTAGAAGATATCCGCTTCCCGACCTCGCAGCACCTTGACGGCTCGGACGCGATGAACCCGGACCCGGACTACTCCGCCGCGTATGTGATTATCGAAACCGATAACCCGGCGCTGAGCGGCCACGGACTCACCTTCACCATTGGTCGCGGCAATGAGATCTGCTGTGCGGCGATCCGCGCCATGCAGCACCTGCTGGTGGGGCGTCGGCTGGCGGATATCACCGCCGACATGGGGCAGTTCTGGCGGGAGATCACCGGCGACAGCCAGCTGCGCTGGATCGGCCCGGATAAAGGCGCGATGCACCTGGCGACCGGAGCGGTGGTCAACGCCGTCTGGGATCTGTGGGCCAAATCGGAACAGAAACCACTATGGCGGCTGGTGGCCGATATGTCACCGCAGGAGCTGGTGCGCTGCATCGATTTCCGCTACCTGACCGACTGCATCACCCCGGCCGAGGCGCTGGATCTGCTGGCTACCCGCGAGTCGGGTAAAGCACAGCGCATCGCCGATCTGCAGAATAACGGCTATCCCTGCTACACCACGTCGGCGGGCTGGCTGGGCTACGACGACGACAAGCTGCGCCGCCTGTGCCAGGAAGCGGTGGACGCGGGCTTCTCGCATATCAAGCTCAAGGTGGGCCGCGACCTTGCCGACGATAAGCGTCGCGTGGCGATTGCCCGCGACGTGCTCGGCCCGCACCGCCAGCTGATGATCGATGCCAATCAGGTGTGGGAGGTCAACGACGCGGTGGACTGGGTGAAGGAGTTGGCGTTTGCCGAGCCGTGGTTTATCGAAGAGCCGACCAGCCCCGACGATGTGGAAGGGCATCGCCGCATCCGCGAGGGGGTGCATCCGATTAAGGTCGCCACCGGCGAAATGTGCCAGAACCGCATTCTGTTTAAGCAGTTCATCATGCGCGAAGCCATCGACGTGGTGCAGATCGATGCCTGCCGCCTCGGCGGAGTGAATGAGGTGCTGGCGGTGATGCTGATGGCGGCGAAATACGGCCTGCCGGTCTGCCCGCACGCGGGCGGCGTCGGGCTGTGCGAATACGTTCAGCACCTGTCGATGATTGATTTCGTCTGCATCGCCGGGACGCATGAAGGGCGGGTGATTGAGTTTGTCGACCATCTGCACGAGCACTTCCTGCATCCGTGCGAAATCCGCGGCGCGGCCTATATGCCGCCGACGGCGCCGGGCTTTTCCATCGAAATGCATCCTGCCTCGCTGGCGCAGTATCGCTTTCACGGCGAGGGAGCATAA
- a CDS encoding fumarylacetoacetate hydrolase family protein, with protein sequence MKLVRIGEPGQERPALVDETGALRDISGYVDDIAGDVLLPQSLEKLRRLPVHTLPKIDGEPRIGACVGRIGKFICIGLNYADHAAETGAAIPAEPVVFSKWTSSVVGPNDAVRIPRGSVKTDWEVELGVVIGKGGSYISEDDALGHVAGYCVINDISEREYQLERGGTWDKGKGCDTFGPIGPWLVTADEIADPQQLNLWLEVDGHRYQNGNTRTMIFTVAQIISYLSRFMSLQPGDVISTGTPPGVGLGQTPPVYLRAGQIMRLGIEGLGEQRQTTVGESL encoded by the coding sequence ATGAAATTAGTTCGTATTGGTGAACCCGGCCAGGAGCGCCCGGCCCTCGTTGATGAAACCGGCGCGCTGCGTGATATCTCCGGCTATGTGGACGATATTGCCGGGGATGTGCTGCTGCCGCAGTCGCTGGAAAAACTGCGTCGTTTGCCCGTTCATACCCTGCCGAAAATTGACGGCGAGCCGCGGATTGGCGCCTGCGTGGGGCGGATCGGCAAGTTTATCTGCATCGGCCTCAACTACGCCGATCACGCGGCGGAAACCGGCGCGGCGATCCCCGCCGAGCCGGTGGTGTTCAGCAAATGGACCAGCTCGGTCGTCGGGCCAAACGATGCGGTACGCATCCCGCGCGGCTCGGTGAAAACCGACTGGGAAGTGGAGCTGGGCGTGGTGATCGGTAAAGGCGGCAGCTACATCAGCGAGGACGACGCGCTGGGTCACGTAGCGGGCTACTGTGTGATTAACGATATCTCCGAGCGGGAATACCAGCTTGAACGCGGCGGCACCTGGGACAAAGGCAAAGGCTGCGACACGTTTGGCCCGATCGGCCCGTGGCTGGTCACCGCCGATGAAATTGCCGACCCGCAGCAGCTTAATCTGTGGCTGGAGGTGGACGGGCATCGCTATCAGAACGGCAACACGCGCACGATGATTTTCACCGTGGCGCAGATTATCAGCTACCTCAGCCGTTTTATGAGCCTGCAGCCGGGCGACGTGATTTCCACCGGCACGCCGCCGGGCGTCGGGCTGGGCCAGACCCCGCCGGTGTATTTACGTGCGGGCCAGATTATGCGCCTGGGCATCGAAGGGCTGGGTGAACAGCGTCAGACCACCGTTGGAGAATCACTGTGA
- a CDS encoding SDR family oxidoreductase, giving the protein MNLQGKRVLITAAGQGIGLATARHFAELGAEVIASDIRLSALHDLPGITPYQLDVTDRQAIARAAEEIGTLDVLFNCAGVVHSGSLLACSEKEWQFALDLNVTAMFHMIQAFLPAMLAQKKGSIINMSSVASSVKGVANRFAYSTTKAAVIGLTRSVAADFIGDGIRCNAICPGTVDSPSLRQRIAAQAQAEGKSEEEVYRAFVARQPIGRIGSAEEIAALAAYLASDASAYTTGTAQIIDGGWSN; this is encoded by the coding sequence ATGAACCTACAGGGGAAACGCGTGCTGATTACCGCCGCCGGGCAGGGGATCGGACTGGCCACCGCGCGGCATTTTGCCGAACTCGGAGCCGAGGTGATCGCCAGCGATATCCGGCTTTCCGCGCTGCACGATCTGCCGGGCATTACGCCGTATCAGCTGGACGTGACCGACCGGCAGGCGATTGCCCGGGCGGCAGAGGAGATCGGTACGCTGGACGTGCTGTTCAACTGCGCGGGCGTGGTGCACAGCGGCAGCCTGCTGGCGTGCAGCGAGAAGGAGTGGCAGTTCGCATTGGATCTTAACGTTACCGCGATGTTCCATATGATCCAGGCATTTCTGCCGGCCATGCTGGCGCAGAAAAAAGGGTCAATTATCAACATGTCGTCGGTGGCTTCCAGCGTGAAGGGCGTGGCCAACCGTTTTGCCTACAGCACCACCAAGGCGGCGGTGATTGGCCTGACGCGCTCGGTCGCAGCGGATTTTATCGGCGACGGCATCCGCTGTAACGCTATCTGCCCGGGCACCGTGGATTCGCCTTCGCTGCGCCAGCGCATCGCCGCACAGGCGCAGGCGGAAGGCAAAAGTGAAGAGGAAGTCTACCGCGCCTTCGTGGCTCGTCAGCCGATTGGCCGCATCGGCAGCGCCGAAGAGATCGCCGCGCTGGCCGCCTATCTGGCCTCCGACGCCAGCGCCTACACCACCGGAACCGCACAGATTATTGACGGCGGCTGGAGCAATTAA
- a CDS encoding FadR/GntR family transcriptional regulator, producing MPIKKMENPRLYRQIADQLIKLIDNNEFPPGSRLPAERELAEQLQVSRASVREALIALEVIGLVDVKVGNGVIVKARRSNAEPVMAEAGRDQWHEPDDELGINLDFSTELPPFSLLQARLLIEPEAAALAALHASDAEREAIRAAYQQNCEDNRANSQTHPGDRLFHIRIAQASGNPAYGFIIGHLLGHRYGSMFRMLQAHFTPSDMPNASEHEHLAILSALEKRDAKAARQAMKRHIERVISTFEGVQE from the coding sequence ATGCCGATAAAAAAGATGGAAAACCCAAGACTTTACAGGCAGATAGCTGATCAACTGATTAAGCTTATCGACAATAATGAATTTCCGCCCGGCAGCCGCCTTCCCGCCGAGCGTGAACTGGCCGAACAGCTGCAGGTCAGTCGGGCATCGGTCCGGGAGGCGCTGATCGCGCTGGAGGTCATTGGCCTGGTCGATGTGAAGGTCGGCAACGGCGTGATTGTCAAAGCCCGACGCAGCAATGCGGAGCCGGTGATGGCCGAGGCAGGCCGCGATCAGTGGCACGAGCCGGACGATGAGCTGGGGATTAATCTGGATTTCTCCACCGAGCTGCCGCCCTTCTCGCTGCTGCAGGCACGCCTGCTGATTGAGCCGGAAGCCGCCGCGCTGGCCGCGCTGCACGCCAGCGATGCCGAACGGGAGGCGATCCGCGCAGCTTATCAGCAGAACTGTGAAGACAACCGGGCGAATTCGCAAACTCACCCCGGCGACCGGTTATTCCATATCCGCATCGCTCAGGCCAGCGGCAATCCCGCCTATGGATTTATCATCGGCCACCTGCTGGGGCACCGCTACGGCAGCATGTTCCGCATGCTGCAGGCGCACTTTACCCCGAGTGACATGCCCAACGCGTCGGAGCATGAGCACCTGGCAATTCTGAGCGCGCTGGAGAAACGCGATGCGAAGGCGGCCAGGCAGGCGATGAAACGGCATATTGAGCGGGTCATCTCCACCTTTGAAGGGGTGCAGGAATAG
- a CDS encoding cation:proton antiporter — protein MGYLAWTAAAGGLLLLMSLSYGWISRAPIPVFGLYLLVGIGCGPWGLNIVNLDIVEHASLTSRITEIAMAASLFITGLKIRLPLSSPYWKTGILLALPGMLLTIAGIMVAAHYLTGLSWPLSLALAAILAPTDPVLASLVSINDARDGDRLRIALSSEAGLNDGTALPFLMLALIWYHAGETPGTEEWFTWLSVDLVWALAGGLLIGFALGRFIGLIATRSRHAQGDMAPSDFVALALICLSFSLAMSLSASGFLAAFAAGIGLRSAEISVQKRHADKEEDIHDFPAEMQINPHTRHGIEERTPIKSVGLVIGDALSFGDTVERLLAAGLIIVLGVTLSGHWNSSALLLALLIFVVIRPLAVFLVTWRSGSTLLHRASLGWLGIRGIGSLNYIAYAWVHGMQGADATRVTDIALTIVTASVLVHGISVTPLMAMLRRKEG, from the coding sequence ATGGGATATCTGGCGTGGACGGCAGCAGCGGGCGGCCTGTTACTTTTAATGTCGCTGTCATATGGCTGGATCAGCCGCGCGCCGATCCCGGTGTTCGGGCTTTACCTGCTGGTGGGCATCGGCTGCGGCCCCTGGGGGCTGAATATCGTCAACCTCGATATCGTGGAACACGCCTCCCTCACCAGTCGGATAACCGAGATCGCCATGGCGGCATCGCTGTTTATCACCGGCCTGAAAATACGCCTGCCGCTCTCCTCGCCCTACTGGAAAACGGGCATCCTGCTGGCGCTGCCGGGGATGCTGCTGACCATCGCCGGGATTATGGTTGCCGCCCACTATCTCACCGGCCTCTCCTGGCCGTTGTCACTGGCGCTGGCCGCGATTCTGGCCCCCACCGATCCGGTGCTGGCCAGCCTGGTTTCGATCAACGATGCGCGGGACGGCGATAGATTACGCATCGCCCTGTCCAGTGAAGCGGGCCTGAACGACGGCACGGCGCTGCCCTTTCTGATGCTGGCGCTGATCTGGTACCACGCCGGGGAAACGCCCGGAACGGAAGAATGGTTCACCTGGCTCTCCGTCGATCTGGTCTGGGCGCTGGCGGGAGGGCTACTGATTGGCTTTGCGCTGGGCCGGTTTATTGGCCTGATCGCCACCCGCTCCCGCCATGCGCAGGGGGATATGGCACCCAGTGATTTCGTTGCACTGGCGCTTATCTGCCTGAGTTTTTCACTGGCGATGTCACTCAGCGCATCCGGTTTTCTGGCCGCGTTTGCCGCGGGCATCGGCCTGCGCAGCGCGGAAATCAGCGTGCAGAAAAGACACGCTGACAAAGAGGAAGATATTCACGATTTTCCGGCGGAGATGCAGATTAACCCCCATACCCGCCACGGCATTGAGGAACGCACGCCGATTAAATCCGTCGGCCTGGTGATCGGTGATGCGCTCTCGTTTGGCGATACCGTCGAGCGGCTGCTGGCCGCCGGGCTGATTATCGTGCTGGGCGTAACGCTGTCCGGTCACTGGAATTCATCCGCCCTACTGCTGGCGCTGCTTATTTTTGTGGTGATCCGCCCGCTGGCGGTATTTTTAGTGACCTGGCGTTCCGGCAGCACGCTGCTGCATCGCGCCAGTCTCGGCTGGCTCGGCATTCGCGGCATCGGCAGCCTGAACTATATCGCCTACGCCTGGGTCCACGGTATGCAGGGCGCGGATGCCACGCGGGTCACCGATATCGCCCTGACCATCGTCACCGCCAGCGTGCTGGTGCACGGGATTTCGGTCACGCCGCTGATGGCGATGCTGCGGCGGAAAGAAGGCTGA
- a CDS encoding type II toxin-antitoxin system YafO family toxin, with amino-acid sequence MRIFKSALIRQQLSQRELDDLLADFQVYKQDGVLPDTFGRDALYDDEATSPLVKAERVAHIHLADADAHFPRFLRQFKRTSDRAHLVYCQGAMEPDCYLLIIILKPEAHKMARNNNHMHKIGKMAEAFRMKY; translated from the coding sequence ATAAGGATTTTTAAATCTGCATTAATCCGCCAGCAATTAAGTCAACGAGAACTGGATGATTTGCTCGCGGATTTTCAGGTTTATAAACAGGATGGTGTGCTGCCCGATACGTTTGGTCGGGATGCATTGTATGATGATGAGGCCACCTCTCCCTTAGTGAAAGCAGAGCGGGTAGCGCATATCCATCTCGCCGATGCGGATGCGCATTTCCCTCGTTTTCTCCGCCAGTTCAAACGAACCAGCGATCGGGCTCATCTGGTTTACTGCCAGGGTGCAATGGAGCCTGACTGTTATCTTCTGATTATCATTCTCAAGCCCGAAGCACATAAAATGGCGAGAAATAACAACCATATGCACAAGATTGGCAAAATGGCTGAAGCATTCAGAATGAAGTATTGA
- the yafN gene encoding type I toxin-antitoxin system antitoxin YafN yields MERILAEKSINITELRKNPAKYFIDEPVAVLSNNRPAGYMVSARVFEALIDLLEEKQGKTHITARFRPTAERLNHIVDSGQALLDSASDKDLTEFTE; encoded by the coding sequence ATGGAACGTATTCTTGCTGAAAAATCCATAAATATTACAGAATTAAGAAAAAATCCGGCGAAATACTTTATTGACGAACCGGTTGCCGTGCTGTCTAACAATCGGCCTGCGGGCTATATGGTGAGTGCTCGGGTATTTGAAGCACTAATCGACCTGTTAGAAGAGAAACAGGGCAAAACGCATATTACCGCACGTTTTCGGCCCACGGCTGAACGCTTGAACCATATTGTCGATAGCGGGCAGGCACTGTTGGACAGCGCCTCGGATAAGGATCTCACTGAGTTCACGGAATAA
- a CDS encoding aldo/keto reductase, with protein MHNVTLNNGIEMPLLGFGVFQMTDAAECERAVIDALDVGYRLIDTAASYQNETQVGNALKQSGIARDELFVTTKLWLQDASYEGAKAQFERSLNRLQLDYVDLYLIHQPYGDVHGAWRAMEELHRAGKIRAIGVSNFHPDRLADLIAFNAIVPAVNQIEVNPFNQQLHPVPWMQSRGIQPEAWAPFAEGRNGLFQHPLLTAIGAQYGKSVGQVVLRWIFQRGIVSLAKTVSKARMAENTDILDFALSPQDMQQITALDTATSAFFSHRDPARIEWLTGRKLDV; from the coding sequence ATGCACAACGTAACACTGAACAACGGCATTGAGATGCCCCTGCTGGGCTTTGGCGTATTCCAGATGACGGACGCCGCAGAATGCGAGCGCGCCGTGATTGATGCGCTTGATGTTGGCTATCGCCTTATTGATACCGCCGCGTCCTATCAGAATGAAACCCAGGTGGGGAATGCCCTTAAACAGAGCGGCATCGCCCGCGACGAGCTGTTCGTTACCACCAAACTGTGGCTGCAGGACGCCAGCTATGAGGGCGCGAAAGCCCAGTTTGAACGCTCGCTGAATCGGCTGCAGCTGGACTATGTTGACCTCTATCTGATTCATCAGCCGTATGGCGACGTCCATGGCGCCTGGCGGGCGATGGAAGAGCTGCATCGGGCAGGGAAAATCCGGGCGATCGGCGTCAGCAACTTTCATCCGGACCGGCTTGCCGACCTGATTGCCTTTAACGCCATCGTGCCCGCCGTTAACCAGATTGAAGTTAATCCCTTCAACCAGCAGCTGCACCCGGTACCCTGGATGCAGAGCCGTGGGATCCAGCCTGAAGCCTGGGCGCCCTTTGCCGAAGGGCGAAACGGTCTGTTCCAGCATCCGCTGTTAACCGCCATCGGTGCGCAGTACGGCAAAAGCGTGGGCCAGGTTGTGCTGCGCTGGATCTTCCAGCGCGGGATCGTTTCGCTGGCCAAGACCGTCAGCAAGGCGCGGATGGCCGAGAATACAGACATCCTCGACTTCGCGCTCAGCCCGCAGGATATGCAGCAGATTACCGCGCTGGATACCGCCACCAGCGCCTTCTTCTCACACCGCGACCCGGCGAGAATTGAATGGCTGACCGGCCGTAAACTCGATGTTTAA
- a CDS encoding helix-turn-helix domain-containing protein: MTTKNKFKSPAFEAIHSAAAGLFSVDAIPAETMRSFDKTCLSEVENFQPTEIKALREKFNVSQPVFARYLNTSVSTVQKWESGVKRPGGLSLKLLRVVQKHGLEVLI; the protein is encoded by the coding sequence ATGACGACGAAAAATAAATTTAAAAGCCCGGCATTCGAAGCAATCCACAGTGCAGCGGCAGGATTATTCAGCGTGGATGCTATCCCTGCAGAAACGATGCGCAGCTTTGATAAGACCTGTCTGAGTGAAGTTGAAAACTTTCAACCAACTGAAATAAAAGCACTTCGTGAGAAGTTTAACGTCAGTCAGCCCGTTTTCGCCAGATATCTGAACACCAGCGTTTCCACAGTGCAAAAATGGGAAAGTGGGGTAAAACGCCCCGGCGGACTGTCGTTAAAATTACTGAGAGTGGTCCAGAAGCATGGGCTGGAAGTGCTGATCTGA
- a CDS encoding winged helix-turn-helix transcriptional regulator: protein MNKEHLDWNVYSNQCPTREVLARLADKWALLILGRLESGPVRFNSLRRDVQGISQKVLTQTLRKLERDGLVARQVFATVPVTVEYSITPLGQTLTQTVSVLMHWAEKNMEAVLAAQAAYDAANVA from the coding sequence ATGAATAAAGAGCATTTAGACTGGAATGTGTACAGCAATCAGTGCCCCACCCGCGAGGTGCTGGCCAGGCTGGCCGATAAATGGGCGCTGCTGATTCTTGGCCGCCTGGAAAGTGGCCCGGTGCGCTTTAATAGCCTGCGCCGCGACGTGCAGGGTATTTCGCAGAAGGTGTTAACCCAGACTTTACGCAAGCTGGAGCGCGACGGCCTGGTCGCCCGTCAGGTGTTCGCTACCGTGCCGGTGACGGTGGAATACAGCATCACTCCGCTGGGGCAGACGCTGACACAAACCGTCTCCGTGCTGATGCACTGGGCGGAGAAGAATATGGAGGCGGTGCTGGCGGCGCAGGCGGCTTATGATGCGGCGAACGTGGCTTGA
- a CDS encoding flavodoxin family protein, whose protein sequence is MSIAVVYFSGYGHTKLVAEKVAAGAQAELIAVDQNGDIPESDWQKLNEAKAIIFGAPTYMGSVPWQFKKFADASSKIWFTRGWQDKIFAGFSNSASLNGDKQVSLQYLQTLASQHGGIWVSLGFPPANTLASTREDVNNLGGSVGLLVQSPSDAGADKIASGDLETAVKFGERVASVAQRFN, encoded by the coding sequence ATGAGTATTGCGGTGGTTTATTTTTCGGGATACGGACACACCAAACTGGTGGCAGAGAAAGTGGCCGCGGGCGCGCAGGCAGAGCTGATTGCCGTCGATCAGAATGGTGATATCCCGGAAAGCGACTGGCAGAAACTGAACGAGGCCAAAGCGATTATCTTTGGCGCACCGACCTATATGGGCAGCGTGCCGTGGCAGTTCAAAAAGTTCGCCGATGCCTCGTCCAAAATCTGGTTCACCCGCGGCTGGCAGGACAAAATCTTTGCCGGTTTCAGCAACAGCGCCAGCCTGAACGGTGACAAGCAGGTTTCCCTGCAGTACCTGCAAACGCTGGCTTCGCAGCACGGCGGCATCTGGGTCAGCCTCGGCTTCCCGCCGGCCAATACCCTGGCATCAACCCGTGAGGACGTTAACAACCTCGGCGGCTCCGTGGGCCTGCTGGTGCAGTCCCCTTCCGACGCGGGCGCAGATAAGATTGCCTCCGGCGATCTGGAAACGGCCGTCAAATTCGGTGAGCGCGTGGCGTCTGTCGCCCAGCGCTTTAACTGA
- a CDS encoding AraC family transcriptional regulator: MPDDKIEEYRRRFDGVFAYIEHHLDDVLLLEKLSAVAHFSPYHFHRQFTACCGVTPWRYIQLMRLKHASYRLAFNSAEKITEIALDAGFQHSESFSRAFKQMFGMTPSEFRLQPAWVTWHQRMPQLNLRRREKMPVEIKTFPATPIAMLTHRGQHERINETAARFIAWRKTTGLSPVLTSQTFGIAPDDPATTEPQVFEFHICGSVIEPIPEDNPFGVVNGFIPGGRCAVLRHCGSHDELTGLAQQLYRDWLPASGEELRDFPMYMHYMNFVHEVPEHELITDIYLPLKTL, from the coding sequence ATGCCAGACGACAAAATCGAAGAATATCGCCGCCGCTTTGACGGGGTGTTTGCCTATATTGAGCACCATCTTGACGATGTGCTGCTGCTTGAAAAGTTGAGCGCGGTGGCGCATTTTTCGCCGTATCACTTTCACCGGCAGTTCACCGCCTGCTGTGGGGTGACTCCGTGGCGATATATTCAGCTGATGCGGCTGAAACATGCTTCGTACCGCCTTGCATTTAACTCAGCGGAAAAAATCACTGAGATAGCGCTGGATGCGGGCTTCCAGCATTCGGAGTCGTTCAGCCGGGCGTTTAAGCAGATGTTCGGCATGACCCCGAGTGAATTTCGCCTGCAGCCTGCCTGGGTAACCTGGCACCAGCGCATGCCACAGCTAAACCTGAGACGGAGAGAGAAAATGCCCGTTGAAATTAAAACATTTCCGGCAACGCCGATCGCCATGCTGACCCATCGAGGGCAGCACGAGCGTATTAACGAAACGGCGGCGCGCTTTATTGCGTGGCGCAAAACTACCGGGCTGTCGCCGGTACTGACCAGCCAGACGTTCGGTATTGCGCCGGACGATCCGGCCACCACCGAGCCGCAGGTATTTGAGTTTCATATCTGCGGGTCGGTCATCGAGCCGATCCCGGAAGATAACCCGTTTGGCGTGGTGAACGGCTTCATCCCCGGCGGGCGCTGTGCGGTGCTGCGCCACTGTGGATCGCACGATGAGCTGACCGGGCTGGCCCAGCAGCTTTATCGCGACTGGCTGCCCGCCAGCGGCGAGGAGCTGCGCGATTTCCCGATGTATATGCACTATATGAACTTTGTGCATGAGGTGCCGGAGCACGAGCTGATAACCGATATTTATCTGCCGCTGAAGACGTTGTAG
- a CDS encoding LysR substrate-binding domain-containing protein → MSGFPPMASLRSLEAVARLGSVTRAAKELCVTHSAISQQIKQLEDLIGVKLFIRHGRGLQINEEGRLYALHIRDALGRIGEATRLVQVNPRRAVLTIATVPSFGSHWLTPRLDRFRQRHPHITLRLTVSLTVNDLAEHPSDIAIRMGNGDWPGVECQYLFGDELIVVASPAFNGGRLPATPGEVAESRIIFSSESWKEWCSSAGLGSEILPAGLCINDSNLVLEAVRRGQGIALERRSLVQDALLRGELVQVTRYSAAYPWSYWRVTPLHAEKPAEVALFNAWLEEEVAAWQLQQQQFPAYCEQDPSG, encoded by the coding sequence ATGTCAGGTTTTCCCCCGATGGCCAGTTTACGCAGTCTTGAAGCCGTCGCCCGCTTGGGCAGCGTGACCCGGGCGGCAAAAGAGCTTTGCGTCACGCACTCGGCTATCAGCCAGCAGATCAAACAGCTTGAAGATCTGATCGGCGTGAAGCTGTTTATCCGTCACGGGCGTGGATTACAAATAAACGAAGAGGGGCGGCTGTATGCGCTGCATATCCGCGACGCCCTGGGCCGCATTGGTGAAGCCACCCGGCTGGTGCAGGTGAATCCGCGCCGGGCGGTGCTGACCATCGCCACCGTGCCGTCGTTTGGCAGCCACTGGCTGACGCCGAGGCTGGATCGCTTTCGACAGCGGCATCCGCACATTACCCTGCGTCTGACGGTGAGCCTGACCGTTAACGATCTCGCGGAGCACCCCAGCGATATTGCGATCCGTATGGGCAACGGCGACTGGCCGGGCGTGGAGTGCCAGTATCTGTTTGGCGATGAGCTGATTGTGGTGGCTTCGCCCGCGTTTAACGGGGGGCGGCTGCCCGCCACGCCGGGCGAAGTGGCGGAGAGCCGGATTATCTTCTCGTCGGAATCGTGGAAAGAGTGGTGCAGCAGTGCCGGGCTGGGCAGTGAGATCCTGCCTGCGGGGCTGTGTATTAATGATTCTAATCTGGTGCTGGAGGCCGTGCGGCGCGGGCAGGGTATTGCGCTGGAGCGGCGATCGCTGGTGCAGGATGCGCTGCTGCGCGGCGAACTGGTGCAGGTGACCCGCTATAGTGCGGCTTATCCCTGGTCTTACTGGCGGGTTACGCCACTGCACGCTGAGAAACCGGCGGAGGTGGCGCTGTTCAATGCCTGGCTGGAGGAAGAAGTGGCCGCGTGGCAGCTTCAGCAGCAACAATTCCCGGCTTATTGTGAGCAAGATCCGTCAGGCTGA